The Chanodichthys erythropterus isolate Z2021 chromosome 5, ASM2448905v1, whole genome shotgun sequence sequence AAGACTCATACTCTTCAGATACAGAAATTATCATTGTACTTTCATATAAGCATATTATCTGatgaaaacagtaaaaaaaaaaaaaagaagaagatttGCCAGTTATGAAAGAACAGCACAAACAAATCCTTCACTCTTCATTTCTGCTGCAGATGAAGTTGAGTCTGTCAGTCTCAGGACGGCTGATCCAGCGCTGATCTCCTCCAGACTGAACTGCTCCAGATCTCACTGTACGCTCACAATCTTCCTCTCCTGTGCTGTTCCCTGGAGCCCAGTTCTGATAGCACACGGTCTGTCCGCTCACCCAGAACCAGAGGCCCACGGTGCAGGAGTGACGCAAACCCAACCACACCGCCTCAGTAGACGCCCGATGAACCACATTCATCACACGACGCTGCATCTGTTCTGAATGAACCGAGACCAGATCCATATGATTCTGTCTGCAGTATCTCAGAGCTTCAGACCATGTCAGATTCTGGTCGATTACGATCAGTTTATCTGGACACAAAACAAACCGCAAGCAGAAACTAGAGAGAGACTGATCAAAAACAACATGCAGAACAAACACTGTGGAGGAATTTGTCATGTCAGACATGTAGCGTGAACTTTAAGATTTGTGAGGATCTGCTCACCTTCATGACACACAAAAGAATACTGGTTGTTGCAAGAGATGTCTATCCAGTGTCGCTGAGTGTTCGGTTGGATTGCTGTACAGTTTTCATTTCCTCCAACATTATTAGGTTCACCAGACCTCCAGTATCTGAATGAGGAGTCACTCTGATCTGACCACTGCCACGAGTCTCTGAACAGACCGATCCAGACATCACCAGGTATGTGACTATCATTGATGAACGTCTGAAGCTGTTGATTCTCATTCTGGTTCCTCACACTGACCAGATCAATGTGATTCTGTCTGCAGTGACTCTGAGCGTCTTTCCAATTCATCGTCTGATTGACAAAGATGAGTCCTGTGTTTGCTTTAAGAAAAACAGATGGAAACAGATTCATGAATCAGTATGTTCATTATTCTTACACTGCTTTGTGGTTTGGGTGTGAATAAGGGCAGCGGTGGAAACATCAGAAACACTTTTCATTCAAAGACTGTTTCTACAGCTGATGATATATTAAATAATCACAATATATTCATGGTTTTGCTGATTTAATATTTGTGAATTTTCTTGCAACTTTATATTTATGTtgaaaaggcttttttttttttttacaatctccaaacaaaatgacttttgcatatttttttaatacgggtaataaatgaacacaataaaactacatttttattgtttatatttatatgtttttcaAATCAATGAAAAACATTAAGAGAATAATTAAACTTTGTTCTCTATGCTCTATATAATGGCAGATTCCCACAGTCATCAACAACAAAAGATCAATGTGTTGAATATCGGTTTATTTTCTATACAGAAGTTGAATGTGAACAAATATCCAGAGTCTCATCTATATTTATGACTACATTAAAAAGTAGCAGCATTTAGTATTGCATTAAAAGTTTGTACAGTATACGGTGTAACTttttataaatgaatgtttattgtcattgtagGGAACTGAACTCACCATTGTTAGATGAACTGCAGATGAAAGTCAGGCTTTCACTACATGACCCATCATGCCATTGTCTATTTCTCATTATAGCACAATCTCTGCCATCAGGTTGTCCAGGAGCCCAGTTCAGATAGAGCGCAGGTTCACCTGAAGACCactgccatttatcaacacctGTCTTCTGCAGCCCAATCCAGACATACACTTCAACATTCACACTCTTGTTCAGCTCGTTCATGTTGTTCATGTCGTTCATGTTGTCAACGGTGGCCAGATCTGTGTAATTCTCTCTGCAGTATCTCTGAGCTTCAGTCCAGGTCTTCCTCACGTTTATAAAGTGATACTGACGCTGAACACATTCAGATACGGAGcagagagctgtgaaagagagagTTTGATTTAATGCTTTTCATAACAGATTCAAACCTGATGAAACTATAAACcatcaataaaacaacaaacacactcacCAATGAGAAGAAGAATGAAATATAGAGTTTGCTCCATTTCTGAGGAAGAAACacattgaaaaacaaaattaatcaaaTATTCCTGGATTAATTTTGGAGCAAAATACGACAGTTTCAGTTAGTATGTTAACAGCAGCATGAATGCAACATACTTAATCATTCAGACAATATTAACATCTCAAAGTCTAGTTGTGGTTGAAGAATGAACATGAGTTGTTCTTACTTTCATGTGTTTCCGTCTTGAATCTGATGTTTCTGTCTGCAGCTTTGAACTACATGATTATTATATCTGCTCTCATCCCTCATTCAGCAAATCACATCATGTCTGTCACTCTAaagttaattttcatattttacttccttttttgtatatttttccatttctctttttctttatttgcatacTGACGTCTGTGTTGCAGTTGTCGTCATTGTTTTTTGCATATAcggtgctcagcgtaaatgagtgcACCCCCTTTGAAAGGTAACATtttaatatctcaatgaacacaaaaacaatttccaaaatgttgacaagactaaattttatacagggagtgcagaattatagaaatgttgattttctgatcatattttttttccaagcacattttaccaattccaatccacatcaatcttaatatctactattaatattgtttttaatcatttataagtgatatataattgttcatgaaggctggaaatgaagaatgccctatattcaggtgtgcagaattattaggcaggttttcttttacagataaaatgagccaaaaaggagatttaactcagactgaaaagtcaaaaattattaaatactcatgagaaggacgcaatactaatgtaatactagaaattgcaaagttaaagcatgaccattggacagtgaaatgctcattgggtcagcggggtcatacaaaaacagctggagaagaaaagacacgttaactgcaaaataattaagaattaaggtgaagaattaagtgtgaaacaatcaggaaccctttagtctccagcgccaccatttcccagtactgaaacctacctggagtcttcagaagtgtgaggtgtcaggatctcagagacttaggttaggtgaagaatcctaaaaaatgacctgctcttaataagaatcacaagctgaagtgttataaagtacatgaagactgggtttttataggccttatagacagacagcttgagagtgactcctgaaggaccagcaccacatcctcttgtaccactgtttgaagaatttatcttccagaatctggcagtaaggtgtgggagttcacttttagtccatctcttatcctgaaatgtccatcttgcagagatggactaaatgatggtttcacacttaattcttcaccttaattcttaattcttttgcagttaacgtgtcttttcttctccagctgtttttgtatgaccccgctgacccaatgagcatttcactgtccaatggtcatgctttaactttgcaatttctagtattacattagtattgcgtccttctcatgagtatttaataatttttgacttttcagtctgagttaaatctcttttttggctcattttatctgtaaaagaaaacctgcctaataattctgcacacctgaatatagggcattcttcatttccagccttcatgaacaattatatatcacttataaatgattaaaaacaatattaatagtagttattaagattgatgtggattggaattggtaaaatgtgcttggaaaaaaaatatgatcagaaaataaacttgcctaataattctgcactccctgtataacatcagtttaacttataacatgaaagtaaggttaataatataacttacagaacaaaattttcagttttactcaaattagggttaTGCAAAAATAAGTACGCCCCACTgatgaaagtctctggagcaaagctaaattttagactacaaatgtctaatttaacaagaatttaaccacaggtgagtctagttattcattacacaggtgtccagcagacagttgactataaaagggtgttaaaaccccttcgtatttaaccctttaagacctgaagactttgtttagagttttttttctgagcgacattcacaaaattaaagactcataactccaaattaaattacatttggacattttcatgctgagaaactgctgataaaagactatatgtatatatatttatatatttattcatctatactttatgctatcaccacaaaatttgaaccagatgcagctcacatgtaggagagcatcaccaaaaaaaaaatttctccaATCTTATTGCCTTCCTGAgatattccatgtcaaataatatattcaaatatatgaataaattattaattttttcacAGCCAGATGGCACACACGGATTGTAAACTCTGGTTTAGAGGCACTTCTCAGCgctcgttaggagtttttcaaatggttagatgcattaaaaagatgagattctaacctttaaagggttagttcacccaaaaatgaaaattctgtcattaatcactctccctcatgccgttccacacccataagacctttgttcatcttcggaacacaaattaagatattttagttgaaatctgatggctcagtgaggcctgcatagccagcaatgacatttcctctctcaagatccattaatgtactaaaaacatatttaaatcagttcatgtgagtacagtggttcaatattaatattataaagccacgagaatatttttggtgcgccaaaaaaacaaaataacgacttatataatgatggccgatttcaaaacact is a genomic window containing:
- the LOC137020207 gene encoding C-type mannose receptor 2-like, with amino-acid sequence MEQTLYFILLLIALCSVSECVQRQYHFINVRKTWTEAQRYCRENYTDLATVDNMNDMNNMNELNKSVNVEVYVWIGLQKTGVDKWQWSSGEPALYLNWAPGQPDGRDCAIMRNRQWHDGSCSESLTFICSSSNNANTGLIFVNQTMNWKDAQSHCRQNHIDLVSVRNQNENQQLQTFINDSHIPGDVWIGLFRDSWQWSDQSDSSFRYWRSGEPNNVGGNENCTAIQPNTQRHWIDISCNNQYSFVCHEDKLIVIDQNLTWSEALRYCRQNHMDLVSVHSEQMQRRVMNVVHRASTEAVWLGLRHSCTVGLWFWVSGQTVCYQNWAPGNSTGEEDCERTVRSGAVQSGGDQRWISRPETDRLNFICSRNEE